One part of the Odontesthes bonariensis isolate fOdoBon6 chromosome 15, fOdoBon6.hap1, whole genome shotgun sequence genome encodes these proteins:
- the cbarpb gene encoding voltage-dependent calcium channel beta subunit-associated regulatory protein, with protein MSNESTVWNILPENSTEIPLEAEEQKDGYVLLLVIVSVFLVGTLVFISVFLIAYRRSCRGGQLCARASDDPEKTTTCMEESQPTHEITIRVDESDCLSMASYHDQETERFLSTGPTGRRVSFNEAALFDHGKKTQEKGRRYTLTEGDFHHLKNARLTHLSIPPPALKIVTIHECDSAENTITMTTRPATKSALSIFQPMLCPLPQTALSSLSVNPSCALPGDALNSVVDSSFCEKPAALSTKEPIPSSIEMMGAGPRGRGSSISVGDGTVVGNGASPAGGGAGSPRPVLQFLTKLRRHASLEGASPYFKIKKWKLDSSQRASSLDTRGSPKRRQFQRQRAASESMDQDDNDAHHIDLIQYIARTQDAAYRPSQPPARLASHPSTPPPSLGRVEVEVMVEPSCSRGGPGVIGLSPDPQEELLSVVRSEGANPSNSLQPQDPQSLYRDIWTLRATLEQYAASDQSSNIDRSSVCSDADSVCSLGGRTERGGLPSYPSQDLGDEAEAGEEDKDFLVYMDEKLRVQESRKRKQGSTESDRGGSDVESGTRKLLQMDSGYASIEAPSRGPEELRLFGNGSPTDRTAHEKRNHFTNAGRTGTIGESFESYLVEEEPEEELLMGASGGVSIKAGAGSLSWLPYGQMLTPREAAQPPPPPLTLHRRDYSIDEKTDALFHEFLRHDPQFDQQESPRKHRSRVHLRKQWQRHKQWSDPGVRHFHSSFERQRTPLRRGDSVNYPLDTSYHSTLPRIVSAPDEETSDGTGSTPDTPKVEQAAMENGAKNKKQGVSIIDSEDHTSSSPPPPHPSISEKDGRLLEHSDPLEDRKQSACPPEPLDERSPPQRPDSSGYGPQTVTAELTDKLTANLDERLYTGLRRTIDTATECVTATATHASPDHSPV; from the exons ATGAGCAATGAGTCTACCGTCTGGAACATCCTACCAGAAAACTCCACA GAAATCCCTCTCGAGGCTGAGGAGCAGAAAGATGGCTATGTACTTCTCCTGGTGATCGTCTCCGTCTTCTTGGTAGGAACGCTGGTCTTCATCTCCGTCTTCCTCATCGCTTACCGTCGCAGCTGTCGAGGAGGGCAACTTTGTGCCAG GGCCAGCGATGACCCGGAGAAAACCACCACCTGCATGGAGGAGTCTCAGCCCACCCACG AAATCACCATCAGGGTGGATGAGTCAGACTGCCTGTCCATGGCCAGCTATCACGACCAAGAGACGGAGCGCTTCCTGTCGACAGGCCCCACAGGCCGTCGTGTCTCCTTCAATGAGGCTGCGCTCTTTGATCATGGCAAGAAAACCCAGGAGAAAGGCCGCAG GTACACTCTGACCGAGGGCGACTTTCACCACCTGAAGAACGCGCGGCTCACACACCTCAGCATTCCTCCGCCGGCCCTCAAGATAGTCACCATCCATGAGTGCGACTCGGCCGAAAACACCATCACCATGACAACACGCCCTGCTACCAAGTCAGCTCTTTCCATCTTCCAG CCGATGCTGTGCCCCCTCCCACAAACGGCGCTGTCAAGCTTAAGTGTCAACCCTAGCTGTGCCCTCCCTGGAGATGCTCTCAACTCTGTGGTAGATTCCAGCTTCTGTGAGAAACCTGCAGCTCTCAGCACCAAGGAACCAATCCCCAGCTCA ATTGAGATGATGGGAGCGGGGCCCCGGGGCCGAGGAAGCAGCATCAGTGTTGGAGACGGGACCGTGGTGGGGAACGGCGCTTCTCCTGCTGGCGGCGGTGCAGGGAGCCCGAGGCCTGTGCTGCAGTTCCTCACTAAACTGCGGCGCCATGCTAGCCTGGAGGGGGCCAGTCCCTACTTTAAGATAAAGAAATGGAAGCTGGACAGCAGCCAGAGAGCCTCCAGCCTGGACACAAGAG GCTCTCCGAAGAGGAGGCAGTTCCAGCGCCAGCGAGCCGCCAGTGAGAGCATGGACCAGGACGACAACGACGCGCATCACATAGACCTCATCCAGTACATCGCCCGCACCCAGGATGCTGCCTACCGTCCAAGCCAGCCCCCCGCACGCCTCGCCTCACATCCGTCCACACCACCCCCCTCCCTTGGCAG GGTAGAGGTAGAGGTGATGGTGGAGCCCAGCTGCAGCCGTGGTGGACCGGGGGTGATTGGCCTGTCCCCTGATCCCCAAGAAGAATTACTCTCTGTGGTAAGAAGTGAAGGTGCCAACCCCTCCAACTCCCTCCAACCCCAGGATCCCCAGTCCCTTTACAGAGACATTTGGACGCTACGTGCAACGCTTGAACAGTACGCAGCCTCAGATCAGAGCAGCAACATAGACAGGAGCTCTGTCTGCAGTGATGCTGACAGTGTGTGTTCGCTGGGTGGGCGCACAGAAAGAGGAGGGCTTCCTAGCTACCCATCTCAGGATTTAGGGGATGAGGCGGAGGCTGGAGAAGAAGATAAGGACTTCTTGGTGTATATGGATGAGAAGTTGAGGGTACAGGAGTCAAGAAAGAGGAAACAGGGGAGCACGGAATCAGATCGTGGGGGTAGTGACGTAGAATCAGGGACTCGCAAACTCTTGCAGATGGACAGTGGCTATGCGTCGATCGAGGCTCCGTCTCGAGGTCCGGAAGAGTTGCGACTCTTTGGGAACGGCAGCCCCACAGACAGAACAGCCCATGAGAAAAGGAACCATTTCACCAACGCAGGGCGAACTGGCACCATCGGTGAGAGTTTTGAGTCTTATCTAGTCGAGGAGGAGCCAGAAGAGGAATTGTTGATGGGGGCCAGTGGAGGAGTTTCCATCAAAGCAGGTGCTGGATCACTGAGCTGGTTGCCATATGGTCAGATGCTCACACCTCGAGAGGCTGCGCAGCCCCCACCTCCGCCACTAACCCTGCACCGGCGCGACTACAGCATAGACGAGAAGACGGATGCGCTCTTCCATGAGTTTCTTCGCCACGACCCTCAGTTTGACCAGCAGGAGTCGCCGAGAAAGCACCGTTCCCGAGTTCACCTCCGCAAGCAGTGGCAGCGCCACAAGCAGTGGAGTGACCCCGGTGTAAGACACTTCCATTCCTCCTTTGAGAGACAGCGGACCCCACTGCGAAGGGGGGACAGCGTAAACTACCCCCTGGACACCAGCTACCACAGTACGCTGCCTCGCATTGTCAGTGCTCCTGATGAGGAGACCAGCGATGGGACCGGCAGCACTCCTGACACTCCAAAGGTGGAGCAAGCGGCTATGGAGAATGGAGCCAAGAACAAGAAGCAGGGTGTCTCTATCATAGACTCTGAGGATCACACAtcttcctctcctccccctcctcatcCCTCTATCTCCGAAAAAGACGGCAGGCTGCTTGAGCACTCCGACCCTCTGGAGGACAGAAAACAGTCTGCATGCCCTCCTGAACCCCTGGACGAGCGCTCACCCCCTCAGCGGCCTGATTCCTCAGGCTACGGCCCACAAACTGTCACCGCAGAGCTCACAGACAAACTGACTGCTAACCTGGATGAGAGGCTGTACACGGGCCTGCGCAGGACCATTGACACAGCAACCGAGTGTGTGACAGCGACGGCCACGCACGCCTCCCCAGACCACAGCCCAGTGTAG